The following DNA comes from Bombus pascuorum chromosome 3, iyBomPasc1.1, whole genome shotgun sequence.
GAATCTGAGTGTACCTCTGCAGAGGAACTTCCAGAATCATGAGCGGTTTCTGTTAATGGTAAATTATTAGACAACTGTCTTTTGGAagattttaatacagaaaGCGAAGAACGTGACTCAGCTTGAAGAAGTGGAACCTGAAACATAAGTgataaacttttaaattagttatttcgttttgaaaaaatgaaaaaaagaaaatgtattcATAGTACAcgattattttttcctttggatataaataattaaaatcttgaCTTGAATGATTATTACAATCGTATTATAATTAGTAAtcatcaataaaaataataaattattttgttttcatcaaaaatttgtttacttacaaaataaaagtattatttacattatttaattccTATACCTGTGTCTGTGGTTCAGTTGATACGATACTTCCAGTACGCATAATTGGTGTTTTGTGTCTAGTTTTCGTACGCACTATGTAATCTTGTTCATATTGTACAACATCATTTCTAGGATCCCATGGTCGAACATCCGCATGTCGATAAACCCAGTTACCCGTTATAATATcctgataatattaaaaaaattatattgttcAAAATACAAATAGGAGCTTACAAAAtcagtttcttttattattatttaatacctGAACAAAATGCTTAGGAATCCATTCCTGTCCTTTAAGTTTTCGTTCTTTAGCACGCTCTCTTTGTGCTTCTTCCAATTGAGTTTTTGCATCAGTAGCAGCAACTTGATCATCGCCATTAATTGCCTGAGTAACATCGTACCATAATTTCTCACTTTCCCATGGACCTTGATGTTCTAGAGGTACAGTGTACTTTTTCAATCTCTTTTTACGTATTTCCGGAGTAGGATTGAAAAACACACTTTCTTGCTGCAAGATTAGTTGATATAGATCAATTTAACTATTAATTACTGTGTATAGAATCCTAAATAATCAACATACCCCAGTTCTTTTatctgtaattaatatttgaccATCCCAATAGCCTGATATAATAGCAAGAGTTTCTTTTCCTAGACGTATTCCTCCTGTAACTTGATTCATTTGTTCTGCACCTCCAAGAAATGGCTATTGAATGAGTAATCACACAAAcacatataattaattttatgactATTATTTTAAGTTTATGTAACAATCCATATTACCTTGAGTTTGAATTCTAGTTCAGTATGATAACCTGTCTTTTCACAATTTATATGAACTTTCCCACCTAATTCCATAGATAATGTTCCCATAAGAATACCTTTACAATGGGCGTAAGGTATCGTCATTGTATAATCTTCTCCTCTGGGCAACATTGTCAGTATTGCAACACCATCTAAAACCGCTGATGTTGAATTTCCtgaaaaatggaatatatattttcatataatgaCTGTCTTAGCAAAacgttccatttctttttttaacgaagaaatatatatatttaccatAAAATTTAGATTTAGCAATAATTGTAGCACTAATAGTAAATCCATCTTGTCGATTTGTAACATAGAAGCCTGATATAGGTGGATGATGAGATAACTATTAACATtgaaatgttttgtataagtATGTAGTAGTAATAATGATGGAGCAAgtacatataattacaaaaaattaaaaaattttaataattgtacaCCTGTTCAGCTATATAGAAAGTCCTTGAACCATTAGAATGCTGCCAATAACAGCGGAAAGTTTCACCCAAAAGCGGGTTGTATGGTTTCTTTAAACCCTGAggttttttataaaatccagATAAATACCATTTAACAACACCTTTCATACGTGTAAATGCATCATCTTCCACTACTGCTCTGTAAGAACAAGAAACAAAgcacatatatgtatctataataattttattcaaatgttTCTTAAAATCTACAAATTTATACTTACTGGGACAATAAATCTGCATGGTAATAAGAATCAGCCAGTTTTTCTAGGAACGAACGAGGTTCTAAAATAAAAGTCGGCAAGACTACTTTCGATAAATCCATGCCTGGTCGAACTTGTTTCATCAAGAACCATATTAAAGATTTTTGTTCTTCCTGTAATTCTGTAACTACTTCTCCAGCCTGTATCAaacacaaatataaaaattctagtTTCGATTATGGATAAGacgaaatacaatataatttattttaccgCTCCAAGGACTTCTTGCTCATTCGCAACATATAGAGTTTCGTTAATTGTTTCTTGTTGATCTTCTTTAGCTGACCCTTCAGATTCACTGTCTGATGCACTAATTTCTGCATCAGCTGCTACTCCGTTCTCTGGCTGGCTAATGTCGTCCAGGTCTATATGTGAGGAGTGCATAGGATCTAGCGTTACTACTGTTGGAGTATCATACTCCAGGACATGTACAGAAGGAACAGTCATGCGTCGAGTGCAAGACATAATAGGCTTGGAGATAGAAGATTCAAAATGGGGATAAGTATCTCCATCACCTAACATGTCTACAGTATTCGAAGACAAAATAATATCTGTATCTGCAGCGACAGGTGGAGATTTATCGCAAAATTGTTTCTCCCAATATGCTACTGCATGATATAACTGCTGAAACATTGGAGTTGGTGAAGGACAAACACTTTTAGGATTATTTGACATAGAAGGTGTTAAAGGCTGAGGACACGATAACAAACGTCTTTGAGGTGTTGTAGGTGATTGAGGAGCATAATTAGACAAGCATACTGTGGATATTAAAGCAAGTGTTTAAGGTGACAAAAGTCAGGAAAGGAATgacaataacaatataattagTACCAATAACTTCCATGAATGAAGCTTAATTAAGTATTTTTCTGAGTGCTGTCCTTGTACTAAAGTcaattataatgtattaatgtataaaagagaaatgttACTTCTTATATCaagtaaatttcttaaaagaaaaggaataatataataaaagttaacattttatgtaatataacatacatcttgatacgttataaaaaatattgttctgTTATACCTACCATGTTCATCAAAGTGTTTTTCATAATCTGCTTCACTCCACTGAGTTTCATGAGTTGTTGTAGTATCATGTGGCAAAGCACGCGGTAATGCACTTGTTGAGCGTACTATTAAAGATGAACAACGTAAAGATAATTCAAGTGCATCTAACCAACATTTACCAGCTGCCTGTGAAGGTGctctaaatattaaataagatgTTGGCAAAGGTTGTACAACCGCAcctataaaaatgattaagtagaaatatattttcttcatttgtagaaaattcattatttaccAATAGCTTCTTTCTCTGGACCTCTTGGAGCCCATATTGACTGTTCCAAGGgatgaaacaatttaaaacaaaatccATCTTTCTTGCTTGGACGTTCTATTACTTGACATGTATTAAGTAAAACCGTTCCCACCCAGTGATTACTCTGTAATAAGTATATGAGTATAATTATgtatgaaacaaataaatattctatttaaaagtaatataaatgagCACTTTTGTTTTTGGACTTTTGTATAGCAATAGTAAACCAGGCTTCAGGATACACCACAGTTTTGTCCAACTCTTTAATGTACCACGAACTTTAAGCCAGTCGCTCATAACAATAACAGTTGGATCTTTAAACGAACTTAAGAGTTCATTGGCAACTCTTTTCTTCTCCATCCGGTAATTCTTTCTTTGAGCCTTATATGATTCTTTTCTTGTTAACTTACAAGAATCTAAAGactaaaatttatacaaaaataaaatataaataccttTTAAATGTCTTAAAACAATggactaaatattttataccttATCAGATGCATTATCTGTTTTTTGATTTGTTTCCCCCATTGTAGTTGTTAAACCtataacaattaaattattcacaaattatttttttaaatatcaattaaacaCTGATAAAtaacaacataaaaatacagttacattcattaaatattaccttagcaataaatattaatgttcaAAAATAGttacaaacaaaaatattaaacagttaTTATTCagaatatatctatatttatcataattttagTATGTGAATTATATGATTTAAAACAatgtatgttatatataaataaattattaaatacaattatgaACTAAAATCTTTAAtgacttttatgaatatttttttaattttcttattagatGTGTTTGTTAAAATGAGGAAAATATGCAAACGATAGTATTTACTCAAAGTTGATAAATgatttaatgaattatataaaaaattatgattatcacactagtaattttaatataacttctttttatttacaatcaattaaaACCGGAAGCCTTAAAAACAATCAAACTTAAAACATTTACATAACAAGCTTGGCAAATAGAATTCcaataatacagaaataaaaactcATTGTTCTATAAAAAAGTTCACaagtttcattgaaaaatttatagaatttaaaaaagaatagttTACACTTCCttatttattacatagtaCAGTatgttatacaaataaaattattttatataatagctTCATTAACATAACGCATTATGCAGTTAGCATCTTCATATTAGACTTTTAATcgcatattttttttcatctaTGTTAAAGATcacatttaacaaaatttgattGTATTTATCTTAGTCATAAGTTAAACTTATGTAATACTTATAAACTATAagttttatatgtaattattatacagaaatattatttatttaaaacttatattcataatattaatctatttaatatacatatttaataatttgtcagccaaagaaaattatacaatatacaaaaattacatttcagaGCTTACAAATCTGAATAATAATATGCATAGtatgaaaggaaaatataagccaaacaggaaataaaaaatatgcagTTCTTTACAGCTAATCAACTACTTGTACAagaaatagtaataatttacacaaaatttaaagaagcACCTGacaaatttagaataattgtCCATTATGATATTAACATAGCTTTGTGTTTATACCTGGAGATAGTGGAGGTGCAGCAGTTGCAAAATTTACACTTGTTGATAGGGACTCTGTTGATGGAAGTGTAGAGAATGTTGCAGATTGAACTTGAACACTGCTTCGTCGAGGTTGTGGATCCACTAGTTCTATATATTTAGTTTTGTTCACAATTACAATTactatttatcaatatttttacaactgtttcatgtaaatatgtatttttcaggcttatataaatatctatttttcaaaatcacAAACTCTAAAAATTTTTGAACTATAAGCTACTTAACAATAAAGATACTAAGATTAAATTACACCATATCACATTCTAAAGTATAAATCCATTTCAGCAACACTAGTTATGAACTGctaataacattaatttttaaagacagaaTTTGCAGTAaacttaattatataaaatgtagctccaaattttaattaaatttattaaattgcaaaagCAAAGGAACTTTAGtactaaataaaatgtatacatCTATTACAACATGCAAAGGTCCATAAATGCACCAGAAAAGGTTACATGCACAAGTTACACATTGTTGTCACaatgtatattatgttatatatgttctaaaaattgagaaatatgtctctaaataaaaatactgtttacGTACTATTGAAAACCATAAgacaagaataataataaatttttaacactaACACATGCATCTATTATACTACACTGAGTAACATAAAATTGGTTCGTGCATCAGAAGTATTGAAGACATGAAGAACATTATTTTCTAGCttacatataatattcctTATATAAACTTATGAATAAATGTtcatgttatataatatactatgacatactaaaaagtgaaaaatgtgCTAACAGCATGAATGTATTATGTTAATCTGATACATTCAATAGCATGGCGTTTTAATAGTTCTAATAACACAAGTTATCCTTTTGTTTAATGTGATAATGTTAAAGGAGGtcatatttaaacaataagTGAAGTTAATTTGTGTAttgtaaattctatttatagtttatttgATAACATAAAGTGATGATGCAATAAGTTATTGGAAATGAGAGAATGCTAATAATATGTGTAATctgaaaatagaatattatacatatgtgtatacacATATCTACTAATTTATCTTTATGATTCTAATACTGAGGCTTGCTACTATATGCacacaatatatattaataagccTACCTAGCTTACCTGGTAATCTACCATATCCACGGTCACTAAAACCTTTAAATGATAATTGTTATattcatttcaaataatactcaataaattattaaaataatatccttAGCCACTAAAATTATATAGACAATATAGCCActaatatagatatacatacataatttcaaaacttacttcttgaaaaaatataacaaattacaaatatatgttagtaataaaaaaaaagagtataatatagtaaaaatagtatatgtatatgtatcaaGACAAAactattcatttaaatcactAAAAACTTATCATTacctaaattataatttaaaaaagttgtTCTATAGTTCGTATttctttgctataaatatgtaattcccacatacataatatataatcatatatacaAGTAAAgcgatatttatattcatcaaTTATCCATCCATAACTTTTCCTTTCATGGTACATTTGCTCTTAAGAGTATAAAAATgacttttaaaatatcttttcacaatataaatgttataatatttatatgatactTACGGTTACTAAATAATCCGCTTACATTCGGCGGTGTCATGGTCTTAAAGCAATCAGATGTACTTCCAACAGACATAGAGTGGGTTTCTGATTGTGATGTTTGATGCTCACCTCCAGGTACCACAATTGGTTGGGAAATCATGATGGaactattacattaaaaaCATACATAATCttactatataattttacattggagtttaatataaaaatattcaaatatataacaacaataacaataacaaaagcaaaaaataaaagtgaatattgcaaaatgaaaaatgattatAGATACACCAACTATTATCAAGTAATTATCAAGATTAAAAGAATGGTACTGATCGTAATAATGGACACAGTAGATAATGTATGTCATTATAAAATGCTatgtaatgataattaaataactatgCAACTTTACGTGATGCATTTCTTTGCAAAATAAGCACTATAACGAATAGCAATTACTCCAACAAGAATAACAAAGCAAAAATTCTGAGTAATATGCCTGAAATGCGTTAGATATCCCATtcattatatcattatacatctaaagttatagaaatattactattaaaataaattatttacaaaatgaatATCTGAAAAAGGTATTAGATAAAGTAATCATAACTTACCTGATTTCGGACAATTGTTTGTCCAGTCAATacttatatatgttataacagATAATGATTAATTACACTTATAGGAAgtgtattaaaatgtaaacgGCGACGACATGAATATTACATATTCACCATTAtacagaattaaaatttcaattacgatTTGAAAATTAACTGATTTTTTTAGTGATTAGGTAGAAACATTCGAAGCAAAGAAAAGGGAATATACATACACCGACGAGTGAAGTACGACGGCGCGAGCGCAAAGTCCGATGTTCCATTGATCACTTGCTGTTATAGCTTAACTATAAACATATGGGCCTACTAAGTTATTCAGAATGAAGATGTACGACGCATAAAACGTCGCTATTATATTCCTTATTATTGATGCAGATTCGATAAAGCGTAAACAttttaacgaacgaaaattGCTCCCAGGAACGACACACACGATCTATAATTACTCAGCATTggaacatttataaaaaacttttacgaatatattatatgtgttatataaaacattttaaaatttcatttgcgcTATACAGAGTGTAGATGactatcatgattatatttataaaatttgagacaaatctgaaaatgtacaatgactacaaaaagtatttgccTTTATTATTTCCCAATAAAGCATCTTTTTACCAGGtcctatatttcattttcatagtattaaattttcatggtcatataaaaatactattgaatgatatgaaatttaatatcgtggaacttaattaattagtatgtaaagctataataaatacagtgatgtacaaatattttctgcagCATCTGAATAggtatagaaattataataagtatatttagtataagtatatatttcacaaagatcacaaaaatatttaaatagttaaTAAACCCAAATATTCAGTACGATCACTTTTAACACTCGTTCCATGCTATAATTTTAGtcttttactaaatatacatatgtctgcaataaatatctcgtatagcttctatatacattttcagattagTTCCAAATCTGATTAATATAATCAGGATAGTCGTATTTCATTACAGTgctaatatttcaaaatattttgtataacatatataatataaactttaaatttttctatagtaAGTGTTCAAGTACTTTCATGAACCACTCTATCCGTAGAGTAACGAAACAATTAAGTACGTTAATACGATCTCCAATTGAATTCATTATTCAAtcaataaaatcattattcaATGAATGAAATGTATAATAGGACTAAAGAATCACACGAAAAtcatatgataaatattttcttgtcgtgtataatataaatcaataaaattttaaaaataatgctTTTATGGATAGAAATTGTGAAtagtttgcaataaatatatacatacacgtatcATCGATATCGTCCAAAAAAGCATAGTGAAAGAAACATCTTAAATGCTCGGTGTTGTGAATAGATTGATTGTGTCAATTGTTTGTCAGAAACTCatatgaagaatatttttgcaaattatttaCCGGAATTTATTGATGCCCATGCGTATCTTCACATATTACGTTGCACAAGTAAAAATGTGTAATATAGAAactgattttatataaaatatgatataattgtGTAAGGTGTgagatataaatgaaatatttaaagaatggATTTAAATCTAATTCGTTCTCAGAACAACACTAAGCGTAATCTAAAAGAAACGCTAcctatatattcttttacattaAACAAACCGGACAGTGGCTATCATTACGTCATATAACTGAgtcataataaataagaacCTTTTATCCGtatctataatttaataaattgaatgaATTATTTCGATCAGAGATATTTCTTGAGTAccttactttatttatattcaattctTTGTACGTAAtcattatattatctatatttattatatttcattatatttattagtattgtttttatatgtcactttatacatattattaatatatattatcattatattatttattttaattatttataataaaggTAATGTTGTTGGAagttaaatgtaataaaagataaaatagttttttacattttgtttaaCATTAAAACTACCAATGATTAAGATATAAAACTTGTACCAAAGGAATCAAAATGAAAGGTgcatgaaaaaatatacaatgcaAGAGAAATAAGCTTCTACccatatcttttattaaaaaatcattcaaaTACCTAAAAGTGCATTAAtacaaactaataaaatttctatgaaaaattacaaattttgaaCATTCGAGTAGTTCTAGTTTTAGTATGTATCTCTATCTCTATCCAAAGAACCGAGtaagcaaaattaaataaaattactaggAAAAATAAGATCGGGGATTCACGATTCTGaggtataaaatagaaaactaGTTTTGCGAACATAACCTCTTATATGAGAAAACCACAGGAagatacaatattaatataaatcacGGATGATATAAATTAAGCAAATATATCTATTTCACTTAAACAAATGTATCAAACAGCTCAATCTAAACATTTTCTGCAGTAATATAGTTTATATCATAATTCGTTAGCAATTAAAAACCAATACGTATAGTCCATCCATAATCTCTTCGTGATTGCTGCGGTTACAATCACGTTTTGTTTACGTTTACTGTCTTGTCTAGTTGGATCATGAACATAGGAATATGTTCATGCGCTAGACAGACtataatgtagtataacgtgactggttatgtttattttttctgaCTCGATTAACTGACAGACCATGATCATATAAACAAGTATCGACACTTGTTAGGGGAAACCGTCTGAAAATTGAGTTGTGAAAGATCAAAATGGAAGACAACGAAGTTCTCGTTCTGCGAACAGACACAAATGAGTAGTGTTTTTATCTCTGTATGAAACATACATAGCATGTCAGGCATGCGCAAAACGGAaaccttcttttcttccatgTTGATTTTTCACGATTCAATTTCCAGTTTTCTCTTGGCCTCGGCAGGCTTTGGTATTTGAGTAGACGTCGAGACCTGTTTATATGATCGTGAAACGGAACACTTGAAGTACAGATCATAGTCATTTGTGAATTGGACAGAATACAgtttcgatttatttataacatattcTAGAAAGACttattataagttataatactttaattttgAAGGAATATGAGTCGTCATCCAAATACagattataaaaaaagtagTGAGACTCAAGTAGAATTGGAAAGTCAATTTATTTTGCGTTTACCACCGGTGagttcattttaatatttaatctcagtcatttaaaatagtaaagcgaataatatgaaattttgtataactataacaaatgatttaatttttttaaggaACCGGCGCGAGTTTTACGAGAAACACTACGAAATGGATTGTCTTTAAAAGATAGATTAAGTATAAAACTGGAAAATGATATGCGTTATGGTGAGGCTAGATTCGATCATTGGCTTCTTCATGGAAAGGTGAAATCGCAAtaagttttcttttatttatatgtaaatataataatacgaaaagGTAATAAAGGAAAGGAATATTCTAACTCTAGGTTGTTGACTTACCAACGATTGTAGAATCTTTAAAAACTATTGATAACAAGAGTTTCTATAAAACTGCTGATATATGTCAGGTAAAGTTATTTGTAATCAGTTTTATATTGTTCatgtatataacttttatttctatcataattcgttatattttaatgttcaTAGATGTTAATTTgcaaagaagaagatgatCACACTACCACAGATGAGGAGTCTCCAGTTaggcaaaagaaaaaagatcctaataaagtagataaaaaatttctgtGGCCACATGGTATAACTCCACCTACTAAAAATGTAAGACGTAGAAGATTTAGAAAAACCTTGAAGAAGAAATATGTGGAAGCTCCAGAAATTGAGAAAGAAGTTAAACGTTTGTTGAGAGTGGATAATGATGCAGTTAATGTTAAGTGGGAGGTGATATGTGAAGATGAAGATCAATCAAAACCAAGCAAAGTCTCGTCATCTGGTACAGTGAAAACTAAGAGAGAAAGTATCAATGGCAATACATCTCAAAGTTTTGATGTTGGTAAGTTGGTAAGATATAAgcagaaatacaaaaattatgatgtaagataaataaaatattattgtttatattgTATAGCGGAACATGACATATTTGGCGAACCTGTAAGTGATAGTGAGGAAGATGATGAGGAagcaaatataaatgtaatggAATTGGATGAGAATAGTCGACTTTCTGCAGACAGTAGAGTATCAGACTCTAATTCTATGCAAGCTGCATATTCAGAGAGGCCTAGCAATATTGAATCAAATAACAGACTTTGCACAGTATTCAGCAAAGAAATGTTCCAAAGTGACAATAATATGGAAGCAGACGTAGAAAAAACAGAGGATACATCTCTATCAAAAGTACCTAAAGTTGAACAATTCCATTCAGAATATATCATTTCAGATAACTTTTCAGAATTACCTTGTGTTTCTGCATTAAAAGgtattgttatatttacgTATGTAATAAATTCGTATTACAAATGTGTATATGAACAAACAATTCGTGTTTAAATGTTGTAGATTCGCTGCAAACGCGTCTGGCGACTTTACACGCGGAATTAGCTGAACTGCGTCAAAGAAGACAACAACAAGAGCTTGCAATAGCCAACATTGAAAACGTTAAATTGAGGCAAAGACTTCAAGAAATAttggataatttattaacgCAAGAAATGCAAAAGGTTCAAGAGGTGCGTATTACTAtcattcaattaatttaataattatttaataatattgaatagTAATTATGTTGtggtatttttaatgtattatttttatattatatattatataattattatatttcagatTCAAGACTTAGAGTAAGGATAATGTTGATGTAcatataattagaataaattaaatattataatcaaaatatctatttacatTTGTGAAGTTCCTTGCAATAAGAGGCCAAATCTATCTATTGTATTTTGTTACTTTCcatttcctttt
Coding sequences within:
- the LOC132905010 gene encoding oxysterol-binding protein-related protein 8 isoform X2, whose amino-acid sequence is MISQPIVVPGGEHQTSQSETHSMSVGSTSDCFKTMTPPNVSGLFSNQLVDPQPRRSSVQVQSATFSTLPSTESLSTSVNFATAAPPLSPGLTTTMGETNQKTDNASDKSLDSCKLTRKESYKAQRKNYRMEKKRVANELLSSFKDPTVIVMSDWLKVRGTLKSWTKLWCILKPGLLLLYKSPKTKSNHWVGTVLLNTCQVIERPSKKDGFCFKLFHPLEQSIWAPRGPEKEAIGAVVQPLPTSYLIFRAPSQAAGKCWLDALELSLRCSSLIVRSTSALPRALPHDTTTTHETQWSEADYEKHFDEHDLDDISQPENGVAADAEISASDSESEGSAKEDQQETINETLYVANEQEVLGAAGEVVTELQEEQKSLIWFLMKQVRPGMDLSKVVLPTFILEPRSFLEKLADSYYHADLLSQAVVEDDAFTRMKGVVKWYLSGFYKKPQGLKKPYNPLLGETFRCYWQHSNGSRTFYIAEQLSHHPPISGFYVTNRQDGFTISATIIAKSKFYGNSTSAVLDGVAILTMLPRGEDYTMTIPYAHCKGILMGTLSMELGGKVHINCEKTGYHTELEFKLKPFLGGAEQMNQVTGGIRLGKETLAIISGYWDGQILITDKRTGQESVFFNPTPEIRKKRLKKYTVPLEHQGPWESEKLWYDVTQAINGDDQVAATDAKTQLEEAQRERAKERKLKGQEWIPKHFVQDIITGNWVYRHADVRPWDPRNDVVQYEQDYIVRTKTRHKTPIMRTGSIVSTEPQTQVPLLQAESRSSLSVLKSSKRQLSNNLPLTETAHDSGSSSAEVHSDSSQSVGKRKRSTARIMDVIKDIERQMLEHGDRLNHIKHILEQLAIIQREQVYQHHSINMLKSFIDTILVIIIVFSVQYFVKIWTDEPSGG
- the LOC132905010 gene encoding oxysterol-binding protein-related protein 8 isoform X3, which translates into the protein MGINKFRSIMISQPIVVPGGEHQTSQSETHSMSVGSTSDCFKTMTPPNVSGLFSNRLTTTMGETNQKTDNASDKSLDSCKLTRKESYKAQRKNYRMEKKRVANELLSSFKDPTVIVMSDWLKVRGTLKSWTKLWCILKPGLLLLYKSPKTKSNHWVGTVLLNTCQVIERPSKKDGFCFKLFHPLEQSIWAPRGPEKEAIGAVVQPLPTSYLIFRAPSQAAGKCWLDALELSLRCSSLIVRSTSALPRALPHDTTTTHETQWSEADYEKHFDEHDLDDISQPENGVAADAEISASDSESEGSAKEDQQETINETLYVANEQEVLGAAGEVVTELQEEQKSLIWFLMKQVRPGMDLSKVVLPTFILEPRSFLEKLADSYYHADLLSQAVVEDDAFTRMKGVVKWYLSGFYKKPQGLKKPYNPLLGETFRCYWQHSNGSRTFYIAEQLSHHPPISGFYVTNRQDGFTISATIIAKSKFYGNSTSAVLDGVAILTMLPRGEDYTMTIPYAHCKGILMGTLSMELGGKVHINCEKTGYHTELEFKLKPFLGGAEQMNQVTGGIRLGKETLAIISGYWDGQILITDKRTGQESVFFNPTPEIRKKRLKKYTVPLEHQGPWESEKLWYDVTQAINGDDQVAATDAKTQLEEAQRERAKERKLKGQEWIPKHFVQDIITGNWVYRHADVRPWDPRNDVVQYEQDYIVRTKTRHKTPIMRTGSIVSTEPQTQVPLLQAESRSSLSVLKSSKRQLSNNLPLTETAHDSGSSSAEVHSDSSQSVGKRKRSTARIMDVIKDIERQMLEHGDRLNHIKHILEQLAIIQREQVYQHHSINMLKSFIDTILVIIIVFSVQYFVKIWTDEPSGG
- the LOC132905010 gene encoding oxysterol-binding protein-related protein 8 isoform X1 encodes the protein MGINKFRSIMISQPIVVPGGEHQTSQSETHSMSVGSTSDCFKTMTPPNVSGLFSNQLVDPQPRRSSVQVQSATFSTLPSTESLSTSVNFATAAPPLSPGLTTTMGETNQKTDNASDKSLDSCKLTRKESYKAQRKNYRMEKKRVANELLSSFKDPTVIVMSDWLKVRGTLKSWTKLWCILKPGLLLLYKSPKTKSNHWVGTVLLNTCQVIERPSKKDGFCFKLFHPLEQSIWAPRGPEKEAIGAVVQPLPTSYLIFRAPSQAAGKCWLDALELSLRCSSLIVRSTSALPRALPHDTTTTHETQWSEADYEKHFDEHDLDDISQPENGVAADAEISASDSESEGSAKEDQQETINETLYVANEQEVLGAAGEVVTELQEEQKSLIWFLMKQVRPGMDLSKVVLPTFILEPRSFLEKLADSYYHADLLSQAVVEDDAFTRMKGVVKWYLSGFYKKPQGLKKPYNPLLGETFRCYWQHSNGSRTFYIAEQLSHHPPISGFYVTNRQDGFTISATIIAKSKFYGNSTSAVLDGVAILTMLPRGEDYTMTIPYAHCKGILMGTLSMELGGKVHINCEKTGYHTELEFKLKPFLGGAEQMNQVTGGIRLGKETLAIISGYWDGQILITDKRTGQESVFFNPTPEIRKKRLKKYTVPLEHQGPWESEKLWYDVTQAINGDDQVAATDAKTQLEEAQRERAKERKLKGQEWIPKHFVQDIITGNWVYRHADVRPWDPRNDVVQYEQDYIVRTKTRHKTPIMRTGSIVSTEPQTQVPLLQAESRSSLSVLKSSKRQLSNNLPLTETAHDSGSSSAEVHSDSSQSVGKRKRSTARIMDVIKDIERQMLEHGDRLNHIKHILEQLAIIQREQVYQHHSINMLKSFIDTILVIIIVFSVQYFVKIWTDEPSGG
- the LOC132905018 gene encoding transcription initiation factor TFIID subunit 7 → MSRHPNTDYKKSSETQVELESQFILRLPPEPARVLRETLRNGLSLKDRLSIKLENDMRYGEARFDHWLLHGKVVDLPTIVESLKTIDNKSFYKTADICQMLICKEEDDHTTTDEESPVRQKKKDPNKVDKKFLWPHGITPPTKNVRRRRFRKTLKKKYVEAPEIEKEVKRLLRVDNDAVNVKWEVICEDEDQSKPSKVSSSGTVKTKRESINGNTSQSFDVAEHDIFGEPVSDSEEDDEEANINVMELDENSRLSADSRVSDSNSMQAAYSERPSNIESNNRLCTVFSKEMFQSDNNMEADVEKTEDTSLSKVPKVEQFHSEYIISDNFSELPCVSALKDSLQTRLATLHAELAELRQRRQQQELAIANIENVKLRQRLQEILDNLLTQEMQKVQEIQDLE